Proteins from one Argopecten irradians isolate NY chromosome 15, Ai_NY, whole genome shotgun sequence genomic window:
- the LOC138308855 gene encoding uncharacterized protein produces MISSLSLLLLFNAVSADNVIYERGVAEISNPEYTDCTTDMTAMRDELSNIRNENREMKEAIAELQVNMRNLQQRDADNRKLLDQNLREITLLKSQQILSSKTNQTRRTNRFLLKDTYNYIDTNKQTRPKLSDSQFYARLGQKFEVQSHEQTIIYDVVMTNDGLAYDNKTGIFTCTSSGVYVFSWSALVTADHYVETILRSNKADLGLTYSGNKEYPGSGSQTVVVNLHQGDHVRVKVGSFIPGSVLYDIYTSFSGFQLH; encoded by the exons ATGATCTCTTCGCTCTCTTTGCTGCTTCTTTTCAATGCAGTGTCAGCGGACAATGTAATATATGAAAGGGGCGTGGCGGAGATATCCAATCCGGAATATACCGATTGTACAACTGATATGACTGCTATGAGAGATGAGCTGAGTAATATAAGAAATGAAAACCGCGAAATGAAGGAAGCTATTGCCGAGTTACAGGTAAACATGAGGAATTTACAACAACGTGACGCGGATAACCGGAAGCTGCTTGATCAGAATttaagggagatcactctacTCAAGTCTCAACAGATTCTATCATCCAAAACCAATCAAACTAGAAGGACTAATCGTTTCCTTCTAAAagatacatataattatatcgATACAAACAAGCAAACTCGACCAAAGCTATCCGACTCTCAGTTCTATGCACGACTTGGACAAAAATTCGAAG TGCAGTCCCATGAACAAACCATAATATATGACGTCGTTATGACAAACGACGGTTTGGCATATGACAACAAAACCGGTATTTTTACGTGCACATCGTCAGGAGTATATGTGTTCTCCTGGTCGGCATTGGTAACAGCTGATCACTACGTCGAGACCATTCTTCGTAGTAACAAAGCTGATCTGGGGCTTACATACAGTGGAAACAAGGAGTACCCGGGGTCAGGGTCACAGACAGTCGTGGTTAACCTTCACCAAGGAGATCACGTGCGGGTGAAGGTCGGATCATTCATCCCTGGGTCAGTTCTATATGATATCTACACTTCGTTTTCTGGATTTCAACTTCATTAA